One genomic region from Thalassomonas viridans encodes:
- a CDS encoding M16 family metallopeptidase — protein MKLKHLAVVIATALSVSACGNLTAQHKNMPESITTQEQNKVFSQDYLLEELDNGLRVMVVKTDYPDLVSVQIPVSTGSRDEVEPGKTGFAHFFEHMMFKGSKKFPQAEYSDIFKNAGVDNGAYTTNDYTNYHLDFSKEHLEKVLEIQADHFQNLNYSEAQFRTEALTVKGEYLKNNANPLRKLLSAVRNTAYDTHTYKHTTMGFFEDIEAMPDQMAYGKQFFDRFYKPENVSIIIVGDVEPAATLAMVKKYWGEWQRGDFKSQIPAEPKQKAPRYQHEIYDGLPGHWLLVSYKGSNWQPAEKDRAALDLISELYFSNNSALYQELVVDKQLASQMLTYNPETKDAGLRHVFIKVDDEKNLPLVRDAINRTYAQARAETVSKEKLDNLKSNLKYSFINEMDSSEAIAGTLASYMHFTRDPEVINQLYQSFDNISPQDIKRIANKYFIDSNRTTVTMSALDKIEGFEQEVDLAAAVAKLSEKPAKVGFSILDNSNDSPLVDVNFLFYTGAAADPEGKKGLAALTASMLTQGGSQSRSYKEIKKGLYPLAGSFAGQLDKEMMSFSGRVHKDNAAAWYALVSDQLLNPGWREDDFKRLKKELIDGIKSSLKASNDEELGKEVLYSKLYPGHSYESYNYGDVSDIETLTLDDVKSFYKEQLTQAKLHLGITGALPQTVKERLIDDLTQLPEGDEKRLTIAEAPKLKGHHATIVEKPAKSTAVSFGFPIETLRNNEDWAALWLVRSYFGEHRSSNSYLYQQIRQNRGMNYGDYSYIEYFPRGMFQTKPDANLGRSSQIFQIWLRPLRSNSDAHFATRAALYELDKLIKNGMTEKDFQATRNFLVNYVPQLVASQDKQLGYALDSEFYNTKDFVTYVREQLAKLTLTDVNRVIKENLQTEDMHYVYISGDAKDMKERLVKETRSALKYNSEKPAELLNEDKIIQDYPLEISTDNVEILQVDQVFE, from the coding sequence ATGAAACTAAAACATCTTGCCGTCGTTATCGCCACAGCTTTATCCGTAAGCGCTTGTGGTAATTTAACGGCTCAGCATAAAAACATGCCAGAGAGCATCACCACACAAGAACAAAATAAAGTCTTTAGCCAGGATTATCTGTTAGAAGAACTGGATAACGGCCTGCGGGTCATGGTAGTAAAAACAGATTATCCCGATCTGGTATCGGTGCAGATCCCGGTATCTACAGGCTCAAGGGATGAAGTGGAGCCAGGTAAAACCGGTTTTGCCCACTTTTTTGAGCACATGATGTTTAAGGGTTCAAAAAAATTTCCGCAAGCCGAGTATTCCGATATATTCAAAAATGCCGGTGTCGACAACGGTGCCTATACCACCAATGACTATACCAATTACCACCTGGACTTCTCCAAAGAACATCTGGAGAAAGTATTGGAAATTCAAGCAGATCATTTCCAAAACCTGAATTACAGCGAAGCCCAGTTCCGCACGGAAGCATTAACGGTTAAAGGCGAATACCTGAAAAACAATGCTAACCCGTTACGTAAGTTATTATCGGCCGTACGTAATACCGCCTACGATACCCATACTTACAAACATACCACCATGGGCTTTTTTGAAGATATCGAAGCTATGCCTGACCAGATGGCATACGGCAAACAATTCTTTGATCGTTTCTATAAGCCGGAAAATGTTTCCATTATCATAGTAGGTGATGTCGAGCCTGCTGCTACCCTGGCGATGGTGAAAAAGTACTGGGGCGAATGGCAGCGGGGAGATTTCAAGTCACAAATACCGGCCGAACCCAAACAAAAAGCACCAAGATACCAGCATGAAATTTATGACGGCTTGCCGGGACACTGGTTATTGGTTTCGTATAAAGGCAGCAACTGGCAACCGGCAGAAAAAGACCGCGCGGCATTGGATCTGATTTCCGAGCTGTATTTCTCTAACAACTCCGCCTTATACCAGGAACTGGTTGTTGATAAGCAGCTGGCCAGCCAGATGCTCACCTATAACCCGGAAACCAAAGATGCCGGTTTACGTCATGTGTTTATCAAGGTTGACGATGAAAAGAACCTGCCCCTGGTCCGCGATGCCATTAACCGCACTTATGCCCAGGCACGTGCGGAAACTGTATCCAAAGAAAAACTGGATAACCTGAAATCCAACCTTAAATACAGCTTCATTAATGAGATGGACTCATCGGAAGCCATTGCCGGAACTTTAGCATCTTATATGCACTTCACCCGGGACCCGGAAGTGATCAACCAGCTTTATCAAAGCTTTGATAACATCAGCCCGCAAGACATCAAGAGAATTGCCAATAAATACTTTATTGACAGCAACCGCACCACAGTGACTATGTCTGCCCTAGATAAAATTGAAGGTTTTGAACAAGAAGTCGATCTAGCCGCGGCTGTTGCCAAGCTGTCAGAAAAACCCGCTAAAGTTGGCTTTTCAATCCTGGATAACAGCAATGACTCGCCCCTGGTAGATGTTAACTTCTTATTCTATACCGGCGCCGCCGCAGATCCAGAAGGCAAAAAAGGACTAGCAGCATTAACTGCCAGTATGCTCACCCAGGGCGGTTCGCAAAGCCGCAGCTATAAAGAAATTAAAAAAGGGCTTTACCCGCTGGCAGGCAGCTTTGCCGGGCAGTTGGATAAAGAAATGATGTCCTTTAGCGGCCGCGTACACAAAGACAATGCCGCCGCCTGGTACGCCTTAGTCAGCGATCAGCTGCTCAATCCCGGATGGCGTGAAGATGATTTTAAACGCCTGAAGAAGGAACTGATCGATGGTATCAAGTCAAGCTTAAAAGCCTCCAACGATGAAGAGCTGGGTAAAGAAGTTCTATACAGCAAACTATACCCGGGCCACAGTTATGAAAGTTATAACTATGGCGATGTTTCAGATATAGAAACCCTGACCCTGGACGACGTAAAAAGCTTTTATAAAGAACAGCTGACCCAGGCAAAATTGCACTTAGGCATTACCGGTGCGCTACCTCAAACTGTTAAAGAACGACTAATCGACGACTTAACACAGTTACCTGAAGGGGATGAAAAACGTTTAACGATTGCCGAAGCACCGAAACTCAAAGGACATCATGCCACAATTGTTGAAAAACCGGCAAAGTCGACCGCAGTTTCTTTCGGTTTCCCAATCGAAACATTACGGAATAATGAGGACTGGGCTGCTTTATGGTTAGTACGCTCCTACTTTGGTGAGCACAGAAGCTCAAACAGCTATTTATATCAGCAAATCCGTCAAAACCGCGGCATGAACTATGGTGATTATTCTTATATCGAATATTTCCCACGCGGCATGTTCCAAACCAAACCTGATGCAAACTTAGGCCGTTCCAGCCAGATCTTCCAGATTTGGTTGCGTCCGCTGCGCTCCAACAGCGATGCCCACTTTGCTACCCGCGCCGCTTTATACGAACTGGACAAGTTAATCAAAAACGGCATGACGGAAAAAGATTTCCAGGCAACGCGTAACTTCCTGGTTAACTATGTGCCACAACTGGTTGCCAGTCAGGACAAACAACTCGGTTATGCCTTGGACAGCGAATTCTATAACACCAAAGACTTCGTTACTTACGTACGTGAACAGTTGGCTAAGTTAACACTTACTGACGTTAACCGTGTGATTAAGGAAAACCTGCAAACCGAGGACATGCATTACGTTTATATTTCCGGTGATGCTAAAGACATGAAAGAACGTCTGGTCAAGGAAACTCGTTCGGCATTAAAATACAACAGCGAAAAACCGGCTGAGCTGCTTAATGAAGACAAGATCATCCAAGACTACCCATTAGAAATTTCTACAGACAATGTCGAAATTCTACAAGTAGACCAAGTCTTTGAATAA